GATATCAAAGTTGATATCGATAATGACATTTAAACTTTTTTCCGTCTCAGAACTTAAGGCATAAGATAAGTAAACTTAAGAATCATCCTAATGCTGGCAATGAGAAGAACTACTCCGAAGATTCTCCGCAAATTTTTTGCAGAAACCTTAGCTGCGTAATGTGCCCCTATCTGTGCTCCAAAAATTATTCCTAAAATAAGCAAAATTGCGTAATCAAATTTTATGTGTTGAAGCCAAAGGTGGGTTAGCGTTCCGGAAATAGAAGTGAAAATCATTATGAACATCGAAGTAGCCACTGTTATATGAATTGGCACACCAACTGCCATGTTCATAGCTGGAACAAGCACTGCTCCACCGCCTATACCTAAGAGTCCTGAAAAAAAGCCTGCAACCAAACCTAAAATTGGAATCAACAAAAAGTTCACGGAATAAGTAAACGTGTTACCGTAACTGTCAACTAATTTACGAATTCTACCCTTCCCCTCAATTTTTGTCGTCCTCTCCCCTTCTTTTCCTTCTTTTCTGAGCAGCATCCTTGCTGCAACAAAAATTAGGAAAAATGCAAAGATTAAGCCTAAAATCTGCTTGTTGATTAGGGAAGTCGCATACGACCCTAAGAATGCTCCGGGAATTGTTGTTGATGCTAATGCTAATCCAAGCGGGTAATCAATTCTTTTCTGTCTTGAATATCTGAGGGTTGAGGAAAGTGATGTGAAAATTATCATTGCTATGCTTGTTCCGG
Above is a genomic segment from Candidatus Bathyarchaeota archaeon containing:
- a CDS encoding sulfite exporter TauE/SafE family protein produces the protein MWELILPLISFLVGVVAAMTGIGGGVFIVPTLILLYGFEPAYASGTSIAMIIFTSLSSTLRYSRQKRIDYPLGLALASTTIPGAFLGSYATSLINKQILGLIFAFFLIFVAARMLLRKEGKEGERTTKIEGKGRIRKLVDSYGNTFTYSVNFLLIPILGLVAGFFSGLLGIGGGAVLVPAMNMAVGVPIHITVATSMFIMIFTSISGTLTHLWLQHIKFDYAILLILGIIFGAQIGAHYAAKVSAKNLRRIFGVVLLIASIRMILKFTYLMP